A window of Strix aluco isolate bStrAlu1 chromosome 11, bStrAlu1.hap1, whole genome shotgun sequence contains these coding sequences:
- the LOC141928174 gene encoding E3 ubiquitin-protein ligase PHF7-like, producing MSGRKRKAPDSMEQACMLCGRAAADPDICGHKIHQQGLCAHVFCLFFANNLSQQPLEDMGLMGFLPEDIRRTIERAAQKHCFVCGKSGAATTCRQEGCDRSFHLPCAAEGGCVTQFFFQYRSFCGEHSPEQAVEAAPEKDTTCLLCLDVVGDRKSYGTMVCPACKHAWFHRGCIQGQAVRDGISCFRCPLCRDRDAFSSEMLSMGIRIPFRLPSQDPHAYDDLSERHSRCDACECLCPGGREQAEAQGPWQLLLCCSCAAEGTHRRCSQLRTSTASWECDSCAGLGTASSGSSEPTGPSIPSQAPSASSRGSPALQGSCPSSPAGPTRVRDRSRLRRRARNTYRQPRRRRRTSHVPSSRAGPEPPPPAQ from the exons ATGTCTGGGAGAAAGCGgaaggcccccgactcgatggagcagg catgCATGCTGTGTGGCCGGGCAGCGGCGGACCCGGATATCTGCGGGCACAAAATCCATCAGCAAGGGCTCTGTGCCCATGTGTTTTGCCTG ttttttGCCAACAATCTTTCCCAGCAGCCACTTGAGGACATGGGGCTGATGGGATTTCTCCCAGAGGATATCCGCCGCACAATCGAGCGGGCAGCACAGAAG CACTGCTTCGTCTGTGGCAAGAGCGGGGCTGCCACCACCTGCCGCCAGGAGGGCTgcgaccgcagcttccatctgccctgtgctGCGGAGGGGGGATGCGTGACGCAGTTCTTTTTTCAGTACAG gtccttttgtggggagcacagcccagagcaggcAGTGGAGGCAGCTCCAGAGAAGGACACCACCTGCCTTCTCTGCCTGGATGTTGTCGGGGACAGAAAGTCCTACGGCACTATGGTGTGCCCAGCGTGCAAGCACGCCTGGTTCCAcaggggctgcatccag ggacaggctgTGCGCGATGGCATTTCTTGTTTCCGGTGCCCGCTCTGTAGAGACAGGGATGCAttctcttcagaaatgctgagcatgGGCATCCGCATCCCCTTCAG aTTGCCATCGCAGGACCCCCACGCATATGACGACCTCAGCGAGCGGCACAGCCGCTGCGATGCCTGTGAGTGCCTGTGtccaggaggcagggagcaggcagaggcacagGG gccctggcaactgctcctgtgctgctcctgcgCTGCCGAGGGCACTCACAGACGCTGCTCCCAGTTGAGGACCAGCACGGCCAGCTGGGAGTGCGACAGCTGTGCTGGCCTgggcaccg CCTCCAGTGGCAGCTCAGAGCCCACCGGccccagcatccccagccagGCTCCATCAGCATCCTCCCGCGGCTCTCCAGCCCTTCAGGGCAgctgcccctccagccccgcTGGGCCCACGCGGGTGCGAGACCGCTCCCGCTTGCGACGTCGAGCCCGAAACACCTACAGGCAGCCCAGACGACGTCGCAGGACCAGCCACGTGCCATCCTCGCGTGCTGGTCCTGAGCCCCCTCCACCAGCACAATGA